The following coding sequences are from one Xiphias gladius isolate SHS-SW01 ecotype Sanya breed wild chromosome 14, ASM1685928v1, whole genome shotgun sequence window:
- the LOC120798758 gene encoding 5'-AMP-activated protein kinase subunit gamma-2-like isoform X3 encodes MLEKLELDDDAAEPESDIYMRFMKSHKCYDIVPTSSKLVVFDTALQVKKAFFALVANGVRAAPLWDTEKQSFVGMLTITDFIIILHRYYKSPMVQIYELEEHKLETWREVYLQATFKPLVNISPDASLFDAVYTLIKNKIHRLPVIDPVTGNALYILTHKRILKFLQLFMCEMPKPAFMKQTLGELGIGTYHDIAFIHPDTPIIKALNIFVERRVSALPVVDDSGKVVDIYSKFDVINLAAEKAYNNLDITVTQALKHRSQYFEGVVKCHKMETMETIVDRIVKAEVHRLVVVDERSSIEGIISLSDILQALVLSPADACKEENLTG; translated from the exons ATGCTGGAGAAACTTGAACTAGATGATGATG ctgctgAACCTGAGAGTGACATTTACATGCGCTTTATGAAATCCCACAAGTGCTACGACATCGTCCCTACAAGCTCCAAGCTGGTTGTGTTCGACACAGCACTCCAA GTTAAGAAAGCATTCTTCGCCTTGGTTGCAAACGGTGTGCGAGCTGCCCCGCTGTGGGACACAGAGAAGCAAAGCTTTGTGG GAATGCTGACAATCACAGACTTCATCATCATATTACACAGATACTATAAGTCGCCAATG GTGCAAATTTATGAATTAGAGGAACATAAGCTTGAGACATGGAGAG AGGTTTACCTTCAAGCAACATTCAAACCTCTGGTCAACATATCACCTGATGCAAG ccTATTTGATGCAGTGTACACcctcatcaaaaacaaaattcaccGACTGCCTGTCATCGACCCCGTCACAGGGAATGCACTTTATATTCTCACACACAAGAGGATCCTCAAGTTCCTCCAGCTCTTT ATGTGTGAAATGCCAAAGCCAGCTTTCATGAAGCAGACGCTCGGGGAGCTGGGCATTGGTACGTACCACGACATTGCTTTCATCCACCCGGACACGCCCATCATCAAAGCACTCAACATCTTTGTGGAGAGACGAGTGTCTGCTTTGCCTGTGGTGGATGACTCAG GCAAAGTTGTGGATATTTACTCCAAGTTTGATGTAATT aacTTGGCTGCTGAGAAGGCGTACAACAACCTGGACATTACAGTGACACAGGCTCTGAAACATCGCTCTCAGTACTTTGAAGGAGTCGTGAAGTgccataaaatggaaacaatggAGACCATTGTCGACAGAATAGTCAAGGCTGAA GTGCATCggttggtggtggtggacgAGCGCTCAAGCATCGAGGGCATCATCTCCCTGTCGGACATCCTCCAGGCCCTGGTGCTCAGCCCTGCAG ATGCCTGTAAGGAGGAGAACCTGACTGGGTGA
- the LOC120798758 gene encoding 5'-AMP-activated protein kinase subunit gamma-1-like isoform X2, whose product MKRFGSLRRSKKRKEQDGLGGRHQSEASCLSASGLSTPPTTPTQVSSQPVLTQEAQPSGPSPEHLEPRSRSLSTPPDTGQHLSLPSTKPPIPSSNPVPSYSTSQQVYGLFEGMLEKLELDDDAAEPESDIYMRFMKSHKCYDIVPTSSKLVVFDTALQVKKAFFALVANGVRAAPLWDTEKQSFVGMLTITDFIIILHRYYKSPMVQIYELEEHKLETWREVYLQATFKPLVNISPDASLFDAVYTLIKNKIHRLPVIDPVTGNALYILTHKRILKFLQLFMCEMPKPAFMKQTLGELGIGTYHDIAFIHPDTPIIKALNIFVERRVSALPVVDDSGKVVDIYSKFDVINLAAEKAYNNLDITVTQALKHRSQYFEGVVKCHKMETMETIVDRIVKAEVHRLVVVDERSSIEGIISLSDILQALVLSPADACKEENLTG is encoded by the exons CTTCTGGACTCTCCACACCACCCACCACCCCAACCCAGGTGTCCAGCCAACCTGTGTTAACCCAGGAGGCCCAGCCGAGCGGGCCCAGTCCGGAACACTTGGAGCCCAGATCCCGCTCCCTTTCCACACCTCCAGATACAGGACAGCATCTCAGCCTCCCCTCTACTAAACCCCCAATCCCTTCCTCAAACCCCGTGCCATCTTACTCTACCTCACAACAA GTCTACGGTTTATTCGAAGGCATGCTGGAGAAACTTGAACTAGATGATGATG ctgctgAACCTGAGAGTGACATTTACATGCGCTTTATGAAATCCCACAAGTGCTACGACATCGTCCCTACAAGCTCCAAGCTGGTTGTGTTCGACACAGCACTCCAA GTTAAGAAAGCATTCTTCGCCTTGGTTGCAAACGGTGTGCGAGCTGCCCCGCTGTGGGACACAGAGAAGCAAAGCTTTGTGG GAATGCTGACAATCACAGACTTCATCATCATATTACACAGATACTATAAGTCGCCAATG GTGCAAATTTATGAATTAGAGGAACATAAGCTTGAGACATGGAGAG AGGTTTACCTTCAAGCAACATTCAAACCTCTGGTCAACATATCACCTGATGCAAG ccTATTTGATGCAGTGTACACcctcatcaaaaacaaaattcaccGACTGCCTGTCATCGACCCCGTCACAGGGAATGCACTTTATATTCTCACACACAAGAGGATCCTCAAGTTCCTCCAGCTCTTT ATGTGTGAAATGCCAAAGCCAGCTTTCATGAAGCAGACGCTCGGGGAGCTGGGCATTGGTACGTACCACGACATTGCTTTCATCCACCCGGACACGCCCATCATCAAAGCACTCAACATCTTTGTGGAGAGACGAGTGTCTGCTTTGCCTGTGGTGGATGACTCAG GCAAAGTTGTGGATATTTACTCCAAGTTTGATGTAATT aacTTGGCTGCTGAGAAGGCGTACAACAACCTGGACATTACAGTGACACAGGCTCTGAAACATCGCTCTCAGTACTTTGAAGGAGTCGTGAAGTgccataaaatggaaacaatggAGACCATTGTCGACAGAATAGTCAAGGCTGAA GTGCATCggttggtggtggtggacgAGCGCTCAAGCATCGAGGGCATCATCTCCCTGTCGGACATCCTCCAGGCCCTGGTGCTCAGCCCTGCAG ATGCCTGTAAGGAGGAGAACCTGACTGGGTGA